The Candidatus Micrarchaeia archaeon genome segment ATTGAGCATCTGCCTACGCTGATACCAGGGGTTGCGCTTATAAGCCTCGCTCTCGTCCGGCTTTTCCTTGGCAACCATGTCCTGGTATCTTTTTTGCTGGCTTTTTTCGTACTCTAATGAGGCCCTTACTTTTTTGCGGAATTCTTCGTAAGTGTTTGCCATTCATTACCTCTTTCAGAGCCATTTCCAGGGCGGGGTAGGATTGAGCGTTTCATAAACGTTCAGCGTGCCAAGCTGGTCAGCCGTGAGATTCGGCGGCTCTATATTTATCTGCGGGTCTGGCGTTTTATTGTCCACGCTTGACATAACCGCCCGGCGAAGGGCATAGGCGTCAGACGCAGACATCCCGCTTGCAATCAGGCCGTTGATGTAATTGTTCAGCGCACCGTCGCCGCCATCCAAAAACGCGCCAATCGCTCCGTCTAATTGAGAGTCGGAATAATCGTTCCCTGCACGCCCGCGCCCGCCCCCGCCCCCGCTTCTTGCCGCCGCCTTTGCAGCAAGAGCGTCCTTATATGCCCGGTCATCCCCAAACTTGCCATAGTCGAAATTGCGGGAATCAGAATACTCGCCGTAGTTTGTGGCGCGGTTATTCTGGTAATCGCCCACGCTGTCCCGGTATCTCTGATAGTCCATGCTGGCGTTGTCCTGGGTAAGACCATACAAGTCCATATCATTGGCCTGTTCCCCCTGATACCTGGCATAAGCGTTCTGCTCCAACTGCGGCAGCGCGTCATTCATCCGGTCCATGTAATTCAGGTTGGCCTGCTGACCCACAGCGCCAATGGAGGCTGAGCCATAGCCCCCGGTCATGCCGGAAGCCAGCGCGTTGCCCTGTGACAATGCCTGCCGCGCCCCTGCCGTGTACTGCTCCTTGTATTGCTGATACATCGGGTCATTGTTTATATCGTAGTTGTAGGGCTTCCTGTTGGCGATTTCCGCATACATCGCCTTCGCCTTTTCTTCCCATTCACTTTGATACGGGTCAGGGCGATTGTTGCGCTCGCGCCTAAAGCGATTCCAGGCGTTATCCGTCCTGGTGCTTGGATTAAATGCCATAACGCCCTCCTACTTATTCAGCTTGTAAACCCGGTCATCGTTCCATTTGCCATAGTTGAAATCGCGCTGGTCGGAATATACGCCATAGTTGAAGTCGCGGTCTGCCTGCCAATCGCCTACCTGGTCGCGGTACTGTCCGTAGGCGTTCTGCTCGTTCTGCTGGGTGATGCCATACAGGTCCAGAAGCGCCTGCCCCTGGTCCTGGTAGCGCCCGTATGCCCGATTCTCCAGCCCTGGGATGGTCCCGGCAAGCTGATTCATGTAGCCCTGATATGCCTGTTGTGAAGCGGTCTGCGCCACAGAGCTGTTAAAGCCGCCCGTCCTCGCGCTGGCCATGCCCATAGCGTCCTGGCTGGCCTGCTGCCCTTGCTGCGTGTACATATCCTTGTACTGCTGGTACATCGCATCGCCGTTCATGTCATACGCAAAATCAGGGCGGTTCTCTATCTGTCCATACAGGGAATCAAGCTCGTCTTGCCAGTTGGAAACATACGCGCCGGGTTTGTCCTTCTTTCCGGCAGCATAGGTATTCCAGGCATTGTTCGTCTGGCTGTTCGGCTTCCATGTATTGCTTGCCATGCTCGTTACCCTCCATGTTTCCAGCGTAGCACCTGCTATGTGCGTTTATCAGCCCCGGTCAGGTCAGGCGCTCCCACATATAGTAGGACCGGTATTTTGGCAGAGTGCTTCCGCTTTCGGTGGCGCCGCCCAGCTCAATGCCGTTTGTTGCGGTAGACCCGGACGCGCCCGGAGCATAGTCGGCTTCAAGGTAATCGGTGGCGTAGGCGCTTAACCCCGATTTAATCTTTGATTTACCGCCTGAAGAAAGTTTAGCGTAGCCAGCGCTTCCCAATGAGAACGAGTGAGAAGATGCTCCACCTTCGTCACCCGTTCCGCCCGGCACATGGTTTACTCCGGCTGCCATCGGGAAGGTTTCTTCCGGCAGCGCATACCAGGTTGTGCCTGTCCAGATTGTTGAAGGGTCCGTATCATCCCGCGAAATGTAGAGCTGACCCACCTTGATAGCGCAGACCGGGTCCCCGCCCAGCGTCATTAATGACCAGACAACTTTGAGCAAATCGGCAGTATCGGCATACCCGCCAAACGCCGCCCCGCTTCCGCCCTCCTTGAAGTTGAGCGTGACGGTTTCCTGGGGGATGAGCGCGGTATAGATATACTCCGTTCCCACGGTGTCCACGGCCTTGATTTGCGCGTTGTAGGAAACGTTGACCGCCAACGCCCCGCCCAGGAGGACGGATTTAATAGCTGTGCCGCCGGTCATGTCGGACCATGCGCCATATGCCCCGCCAACAATGCCATACCGCCCCTGGAGCGTGACCGCGTTTTCGCCGGCAACGCTGCTGCATACGCCCGTTGCTTTCAGGAAGATGTATGTGCCAGCGTCATCTTCATCCCCTGACGAATCAGCGCGGTATGCTTCAATGCCGGTCAGGGAAGGCGCTGAATACGGCTCTATGTGAACCGTGATGCTCTTGCTGCCCGTCCTTCCGCGCCCGTCCGTGATGACCGCGTTGATGGGCACATCCCCGGACAAGGCGATAGGGTCAAACAGCGCCGTAATCGGTGTTCCGCTTGCTGTTACTTGGACGCCGTTTATCGTGACCTTGCGGGTGGATATGGGCGATTCATAGGCAAGCGTTTCGTCAGACAGTGTGACAAGGAGCTTTGTCTTGCCCTGTATATGCTTCGTGAATGTTCCGGGCAGCCCGTTCAGGTCCAGCGCCGCGACAACGCTTCCCAGGACAGGGTAAGCGTCTGCGGAAAGCGTCATCGTTACGGTGTCCGTCTGGTCCGTTCCCATCTGTGTCGCGCCGGAATAGGTTTTTAGGGTGCAGGTGATAACGCGGGATACATTGTTTGGTATCGCTTCCTGCCATGCCAGCGGGATGGTGAAGTCCTTATAGGTCACGCCGGCGGCAAGCGTATACTCAACCGTTGTAACGCCCGTCATGGAGAAGTAAACCTTGTGCGTGTAGGATGAGGACGCGATGGACAGATTCGCCCGGACAACGCCCCCGGCAGGGCAGGTGGTCTTGTTCAGGGTCACGGTGGATGCAGGGAGCGTATAGTCAATGACAATCCTGACATTGGAATACTGGAGCGTTGCCGTAATGCTGCCAACAGAAGCGGTTGACCCTGACCCCTTGAAGACCCAGGTAAACCCAACGCTGCTATCGCCGGGGGCAACCTTCGCCTTTACATTGCGGCTTCCGCTGAAAAAAGAGCCGTCAAGCGTTCTGATGGTGTAGTTCGTGCCGCCAACCGTTGCGGTCAGCGTGGCGCTGTTTATAATTGAGCCAACCGGGATTGTCGAAAAATTGAAGTATTTCGTCTGCGTTGATGTCGAAGGGCCGGAAGTGCGAACATTATCGCCGGGCGGGTTTAGAAACTCAACAACCCATGAGCTTTGCTGCTGGAAGTCTGCGATGGTTACTGTCTTGCTTGCCATACCATCACGCCCCTATCCATTTGATAGTGAAGCCGTAACGGTGGTCAATCTGCCATTTGCCGCCAATGGACATCCTGGTAACAAGGCTGATTTCGTTGATGTAGAGCTGATTGTCCGTTACCCAGGCCACTTTCACATCGTTGTGCCAGAAGGTCAGCGCGTCAGAAGTGAAGGTAGCAAGGAGCTTGGCGCGGTTTAATACCTGTTCCCCGTTGACCGTCATCGTGGTTAAGTCCTCGCCTACGGCAACACCATAGCGCGGAACATCAATACCGCCAATGCTCTCAAAGTAAAGCAGCCCGGATTTAATATACTGATTAGAATTAAGCTGATAGTTTGTGACAACGCCAAGCTGTTCAAGAAGGGTGACGGTTTCGTTGAACATATATTCTTGCAATACGCCTGTCGCATTGGTGGTAATCGTGTTCAAGAGGTTTTGTGAGAATGTTCCATAGGTACTCTCTGCCGTGTATACCCCCGCATATACCTCTACCAGCTGGTCCATAACTGCGCTTACATCGTGCGCGGTCCTAACGATAAGGCTTTTCAGTTCGGAATACCCGGCTGCCGCCTGGGTAGCGGTCTGTACCGCTGCCGCGTTTGTGGCAAGGGTTTTGAGCGCTTCGTCTTTGAAGTTTTCAGGCCCAATGTTCTGCAGCGCAACATTAAGCTGCCTGCTCATTTGATGCAGGTAGGAATACAGGTTGGCTATCTTGTTAGCGTCAGCGCCCTGTAAGGCGGTAGGCGGCAAAAACTCTTTCATATTCCATCACCACCATCCTCCATAATCTTGGCAATGGAGAAAACCCTCATATCGCCAGCGCCAGCCAGCTTGATTTGGAAGTGGTCACAGCGCCGGGGGATGATGGGATAGTTTACGGTTGTGACGATAACCCCGCCTGTAGTTGTACCAAGCGATACCCATGTGCCGGAAGAATCATATTGAATATATGCCGTGAAGGTGGAGCCTGATGCCAGCTTCAGGCGTATGTTCATGCGCCCTACATACTTCTGGCTTGGCAGCTCGTATCCCATCACGCCCGATTCAAGCACCCAGGATACCGCGCTCGCTTCCGCTGTGCCTACGCTGCCAAGCATGGAATATATCTTGGTGACAAGGGTAGGCGGGGTCCCAGCAACGGTGACAGGCGTAGCGGCGTACAGCTCGTCCTTGACGGTGCAGAAGTCTATGACCTGAAGCGTATCCTCTTTATGCCATATCCTCTTGGCGGTATCCAGGGTAAACAGCTCCCAGGCGTTTGCAGCGTTCTTCATGCTGATGTACATTACATCCTTGACCGCCCCGGCAACGGCAGCGGAATACAGCCCCGTTCCCAGGGCAGCGGATACCGCAACCGGCAGGCTCCCGTCATACGCCATGACCTCTGACCGCGCCTTGTAGTACAGGATTTCATTCACGATGACCATGCTCTTGTTGCTTCCGTCTTGGACCCCGCGCAGCGTGGTTGTTTCTATCTGGTAATTCGCCGGGTAGTTGCCGTAAACCCGGTGCAGGCAGTTTTCCTTAAAGAACAGCGGCATACCCAGGTGTGTAATCGCGCCTGTAAACTTACCGTCTGTGCCTACGGATACCGCATAACTATCCATTGCGTTCCCGGCATAGGAGCGCCAATTCTTGAAGTCACCCAGGCGGCAGGCGTATATCTCGTTGACAGGCTCGTTATCAACCACGCCGTATTTACATCCCCACAAGCGATTTTCACTCTCGGTGAGATAGTCCATGTCCGGCATGGTCCTTGATATGGTCAGCGGAGCGCCTTCCGTGGCGGTCTGCGTATGCACCCAGCCCAGGGCGCCGGAAATAACGATGTAATCATCCCCGCGATAACGGACAAAGTTGTACCCGTTCAGCGATGCAAGCTCGGCAGCTTCATCCGGGTCAACGGACGCGCTCAATGCCCCCGCAATCTTAATGCCGTCATACTGAGCAAAGCCCACGCCAATCCCGGTTGCCGCTATCTTGGTATAGGTAGTAGGGATAGCGGTCCATGTTTCAGACAGCGTAGAGTACCGCTTCAATTCAACGGTGGGATACGCGGATATATCTATCCAGTAATCGCCATCAGCAGGCTCCGTAGGTGCTGTGACGCTCGCCGTTGGCGTAGATTCAAGGTCTGAACCGTCTGCCCTGGAAGGCTGGTATGTAATATCCCCGCTTGTCAGCGTGACGGTATTCTCGATGTTTCCGTACTCGGTCAGGTCTGCCGTGTTGACCCACTTCTTATCAGGCAGAATCACGATATACGCGCCCATGCTATACAGCCGCTTGGGTGTGTACCCTGCCGCTACAGACAGCACCAGGCCGGTCACAGGCAGCGCGTTGACATACAGGGTAGCGCCATCCACATAGCACAGCACATCCCTTGAAATCATAGCAGAGTAGGCCGCAGGTGATACCGCCAATGCCCTCTTGACGCGCTGGGCCAGCAGGGGATAGTCACGCGCTGATGTGTTCGTGGTATCGTAAAAATCAGAATCAGGTATCCGGGGGTTATGGTTATATCCCCCGAATACCTCTGTCATGCTCTTATACTGTTGTGTTGGTTGAAATTGAAGGTATTTCATAGCGTAAAGTGCGTTGCTGGCGCACAGGGCGGGAAAGTGCGGTTAAGATGGTTCGCAAGCTCTTGCCATGCTACGTTGAATTCCTGGGATTCGATGTTGTAAGAATTCCAATCCCGGTTATACCGGCTGATTTTCATGCTCAAAAAGGCAATGTACAGCTCGGCATCATACGGGACAGGAGCAAGGAGCACCGTGGTATCCACGATGTTGGAAGCGTAAGAGGTCCAGGTTTCTTCTGCCCAGGACGCAAGCGCATCCTCCGGGTTTTCCAACAGCCCGGCTGCAAGCGCCTTGTAAGGCTTGTTGTCGTAAGAGATAAGCTCGTTGAGCGTGTATTCATGTTCTGAATCGTACTCGTCATAAGGGTTGACCTTCCTGACCAGTTGCCAATAAACCTTAGTATCCAGCTCGGAAAGCCAGGCTATAATCTGCGCAGCCGTATAGTTGTGCGGCTTCAGCGCGGTTACGGCAGCGGTGACTTCAGCAATGGTCATTTAGTCCCCCTTATCTCTCGCCAATCTTGAAATCGCCCTGCATTTCCTGGGAG includes the following:
- a CDS encoding DUF859 family phage minor structural protein produces the protein MASKTVTIADFQQQSSWVVEFLNPPGDNVRTSGPSTSTQTKYFNFSTIPVGSIINSATLTATVGGTNYTIRTLDGSFFSGSRNVKAKVAPGDSSVGFTWVFKGSGSTASVGSITATLQYSNVRIVIDYTLPASTVTLNKTTCPAGGVVRANLSIASSSYTHKVYFSMTGVTTVEYTLAAGVTYKDFTIPLAWQEAIPNNVSRVITCTLKTYSGATQMGTDQTDTVTMTLSADAYPVLGSVVAALDLNGLPGTFTKHIQGKTKLLVTLSDETLAYESPISTRKVTINGVQVTASGTPITALFDPIALSGDVPINAVITDGRGRTGSKSITVHIEPYSAPSLTGIEAYRADSSGDEDDAGTYIFLKATGVCSSVAGENAVTLQGRYGIVGGAYGAWSDMTGGTAIKSVLLGGALAVNVSYNAQIKAVDTVGTEYIYTALIPQETVTLNFKEGGSGAAFGGYADTADLLKVVWSLMTLGGDPVCAIKVGQLYISRDDTDPSTIWTGTTWYALPEETFPMAAGVNHVPGGTGDEGGASSHSFSLGSAGYAKLSSGGKSKIKSGLSAYATDYLEADYAPGASGSTATNGIELGGATESGSTLPKYRSYYMWERLT